A window of Aricia agestis chromosome 10, ilAriAges1.1, whole genome shotgun sequence genomic DNA:
ACAGTTCCGCCacatccatacttacttaatacttacagcgcctccgtggtctagtggcttagagcgcggctcttgactcggaggttgtgggttcgatttccgagTTGGAAACATGtgatttccaagtttggtttggacaatgcaggctgatcacctgattgtctgacaagtaagatgatccatgcgtcggatgggcatgtaaaaagtcggtcctgcacctgatatctcgccggtcgtgtcggtcttccgtccgtcgggttatgagagtaaaggaatagagagtgttcttgtgtactgcgcacacacttgggcactataaaattactcctgcgtaactggcctggtttcaacgaaaccggtatggaaattattattattaattattatgaacgcGAAAGTGTTATTATCCCgaaagaatgtacggttcctgcgcgaaaaacaattttggcgcaacggagttgcgtgcgtcatTTAGTATCATATAATTTGTAGTAAAAATTTTGAACACAATTTTAGTCTTTAACCTACTGTAGTCTCCTCGACGCGAGGAGACAGTAGTTCAAGCCTACTACTATCCGGcttaaggtcacagcacacatatcaactcggaaagggatcgtcgaACACCGTATCGcttttcgcctcgccgtcaaccaggcgtcaaccaggtgtcaacctaacgtatgcacgtaaccaaagcgtatcagtagtgcctgcacgtcaactcggctacggctaggcgaggCCTTGCTTACGGCTCGGAGAAGGGGAAAGGGGCAAGGGTGGACGAAGAAACGTAAGGTTGACACTTGAGTACGGAGACCCGTAGGCGGGTGGACGACAAGCCGTACGCGGGCGGACGACgagctaacttgtcgctagcggtcattgactccctgtcaaaaacttatttaagtagtcaaaaaattataaaaccacgataaacaatatctgacacttcattgtcaatcgcggtttatatggaaaatgacaagtttttgacagggagccaatgaccgctagcgacaagttagcccgagtgaaGTATAGTTGACCACGCGTCGCATCCCGGTTCGGAGCCGGTTCCGAgacgaggcgattacgttacggtgccgcttagtgtgcgttgcagtagggagtttcatacaaacaatgtTATAGAAGTCTTAATTATAAcgattattattacataataaattaccTTTAATACGCGTGCGATAGTCACGAACTGATTTCCTTCTATTCCAGTCACGATCCAAATCTGGAGGAGTTTCTAAACAACCTGTACAGCCAGTCGGGCGTGTCGGCCAACTCGCCGCAACGACCGCCGACGGACGCCGACGCTAAGAaacgacggaacaaaaagccGCGCACATAGTCGCCGAAATCGCCGACAGATGTGACAGGCTCATAAATATAATGTCTGTCGCCAATGTTAAAGTATTTACCGAATCCTATCGACACTAGAGTTAGTAATTTCGCCATTTCATTAGCTGCCAAAAGTCATAACTTGGCACTTGGTCAAATTACATTGAGTAGTTTCGACAAcgatcaaaaatataattatggaaTTTGACGCAATACGTCAAACAACGTTGTTGATTGATCCATGCTACTGCCAAAGCATAAGCCAGTAAAATGCGCTAACGAATATATATACTCCTTTTAAAGAACTgtccaattccatacatttatgATTTAACTTTGCTGTCAAAACTATAGAATACAATTTGACTAAGTACCTAAATTCGGCAGCTCGTTAAATTCGTCTCTCTGAGCCAAAAAGTAATATAAAGTAGCCATCAACCAAACCTGTTCATTACTAAAATACACTGAAGATACAAGAAGTCTAAAGCTAATATTAGACATAATGTTATTTATGTATTGGCACTctatttacaatttaattacACATTCACATAGAATGTTTAAGTTTTATTAACTCTAACGTCGAATATTTGTGCTGCCttgcaaacaaaatatttttatttctatcaaACAGAAACGATTGACCTGATGAACATATTAAAACGCTTGTATTTTTATGGAGATTATTATAATGTGAGTcactaatacataatattgtgttttctgTGAATGACTGTAGATCAGCAACTGAAGAATCAATGTCTTGAAAATCATgcgttaggagttaggacagaCATACAAAGATACCAGCGGATCTAAAAAGGccactttggagaatcataatatgatcataataatatgattaattttttaaatcgcaaaatggtcacctTGCGTGCAAAGTAATTTGCATTCAAttcatactaatttgacattcattagtttgacagttttgacagtcattttctgaattgatttgagaggaattgcactTTGTGACCTTTTTAGGTCTGCAGATCCAATTAGTAATTATAAGAACTTCAGCCGCAGTCAgggacatattttaatgatttattaacttataataatttaatgacaATTTTGACGTAAAGTCcattcatttattattaactGACAAACTCTTCACTAACggtcgttcccaatatttgatctatctctggttttgccctactagagataggaatagctcacaactgacataaaatatatgtctctaatgtctaatgtgagttattcctagtagtagggccaaaccagagatagatcaaatattggaaaCCGCCGTAAGTCGAATTTAAGTAATCATTGAATATGATGCGGCCGTTAATTACTAAAGTCCAATAGCCAGATAAAGAGAAATTTTGAACAAAGCCTAACACAAATTTTCCCTTTTACTTGCATATGAAAACACAATGTTATCTCGGTCTTTACACTCAACTTGTATAAACTAGGTAATGTAAAGTCATGAGCGAGTGAAAGAGATAAGTTAGGTCACAAATCTATTTGCCATTCTAACTATAGCATTGATTGATAAGTTTGTTCAGTTGTTGATGTACAGTATTGAGATATGCGGCTGCAGGCGGTGTTATATTAGGCTAGATCAAGTTGACCTCTGTGTAGGAGTTTGCTTCATGTGTCAGTAAAATGTGGAAATGCATTAaggcttttattttaaaatcctgaaaaatattatttaagttattgtaatatacgtgggagagccatgcttcggcacgaatgggccggctcgaccggagaaataccacgttctcacagaaaaccggcgtgaaacagcgcttgcgctgtgtttcgccgagtgagtgagtttaccggaggcccaatcccctaccctattcccttccctaccctcccctattctcttcccttccctaccctcccctattaccctattctctcttaaaaggccggcaacgcacttgcagctcttctgatgctgcgagtgtccatgggcgacggaagttgctttccatcaggtgacccgtttgctcgtttgcccccttatttcataaaaaaatatatataatatacgctATGTGCGtaaaaaccttattttttaataagagTGTTGTTGCAGTATTCTAGTCTTCAAAGtcatcatattaattattaattaatcttttttattttcaatacagATGCAGTTGTCTCACAAGATTTTATGGGTgtattacaaattatatttacaaaacctacatttaattaataatttagttcATTTCATATTGTGGTAAATAATTGTCGAGTAATGTTTGATGTAATTTATTCCACCATAGCGTCACCGGCGGTCGGTTTGTCCGTCACTATACAGTTCTCATATGTCCACTTTGGGAACATTCTCTTGTACAGATTCAAAAGCACCGTGTCCTGAGATTTCAGCTGACCGTCAAACACACACTTCATGTGGCCGTGAGTACCTGCGAAAATTATAGTACTTACTTTTAGTTTTCATTCGAAAAAGTTTATGTTTGCTCCCAACTTTAAATACGAGGTTTAAAAAGCATATCAAAACTATAGAAAGTTTTCAAAAATGTAGTAAaacatagatataatattatattaaccacCCAGACTGGTGAATGTTGGCGCTTAATGTAttagaataattaaattacCTAGTGGTTCCTTGATATGGCCTGTACGTCCATATTTTGTCCTTAGTTTACATGGCTTGAAGTAAATAACATCATCTCTATTGAAGAACATAAACCTTATCACTGCAGATTTTGTGTGGACCTGAAAAGTGAATGAGGGCATGAAATCAAAATAGAAGAAAGTATTGTAAAGAAAATAACGCAGAAGAGAAAGAAACATTTGGCCAAAGATAGTCATAAATACCTTGAATGGATGACCAGAGAGTACAATTCGTTTTATGACCAGTCTGTCTGGGTTACAAGACAGTAATACACCTGAAGCCACTAGCTGCAGTTGTGTGTTCTTCTTTTCCTACAAAAAAAAGAGCATAGATAAAAAGGTCTTAGAAATGAACATAGAACATGTTGAGTCAACatagcatattataattatgtaccttgAAACATAAAACTGTAGATGGACTGAACTGTATGGGAGCAAAGAAGGTTGCAACACATGTAGAAGCTGGCTGGAAGAACCTTTCATACTGAAAAAAcaatcatttttaaatttaggaCCTTATTTTTTGTCTATTGGAATGtttataaagatataacatTAAAACATAGTTTCGAATACAGTTagtaaattaattaacaaattaCTTTTGTATTTACCTTATGTTTGCTGCCATTAGTATGTTGGCTAAATATGGGGTTAACTATGAACCGCCTATACCCTACTTGGAAGATCAGTCTCTCCTTACTCTTGATGGGCTCATCGCTTGCACCAGTTCTCTTCAAAACAACATTCATCACGGACATCTTATGCTCATGCGGCAGGAGCCCAAATACTGCAAGTGGCGCATTCTTGTTTGCCTCATGGAAAACTGTCCAGAGATCGCTACGCATTTTCACATGAATTGTGATGTAGAAACCATGCTGAAATTACAAAGTAAGGTTTTCTATAACAAAGCAAGCATTTTGCTTAAATTTCCTTTATTTACAGGAAGACTTATAAGGCCAACAAAGTGTTTTAAAAAGTACAGTATTCTTACCATGTTAACAAGACTTTCTTCAAGTTCCTTGAATACTCTCCTTCTTGTCCTATCATAGTTTTCAAATTGGAATATTCTAGCATAATCTGTGGGCAAATTCTCTTTGGTATCCCAAGGAGATGTTCTGAATGATTCCAATCCTCTGTACCTCATAAACCTCTCCCTAGCTGGGACATCTTGAGGAGTGTCGACTTCATCTGGAAACTGCTGGTCCTCCTTTGCAGCAGCCAGCTTCTGCAGCATCTCATGCTCCTCCATTGCATCAATTGTGGCATCATATCTTTCATCATTGGGTACTGCCTCTGAATCAGCAACGGATTCAAAGTCATTGTCTTGTCCATTCTCCTCAACTTCTGAATCATCCTCCTCACAGGACATAAACTGATCGTCTTCATTATCGTCATCTTCATCACTTATATTCTCATCATCCTCATTTTCATCCTCCGATTCTACAATCCATGCTGCCTGGTAATCTGACCAGCCTTTGGGAACTTTTTTCACTTTCTTTTTAGTTTCAATATTTGCATCCTTAATTTCTTCATCTGTGGGCCAAGTCTGTTCCGCTTCCATTGGATCGGGGATGTTTTCACATATCAATGGCTGTTGTTTTTGTGGGTCTGCCTCTTGCAAAACTGTGACTTTTGTGACCTCGGCATCCATTCCATTGGACTTAACATTTTCTTTGACTGAGCTTATCGGGTAGGGATCATCATGCCCATCAATTCTCAACATTTGAAAATCTCCCAGACCAGTTATATGAAGCAGTCCATTTACATTCAGTGGCATACCGCGGAGGTAGCCACTAATTTTCAAAACCCCCTCTTCACCCTCAGGATTGGGTGTAAACTCATACTCCTCGGCTAGCATATAGGGCCGTTTTTCCCTGTGGTGAATAATGTTACGTTTTTGATTTCCTATTCTTCTCAAAACATTTAAGCCATCTGATTCTTTGTCTAATTGCATTACCTTTTCTTCTGGCAACCATTTAGATATGAGTTTCTGAACATTTTGCTTCTCTGATGTTCTTTTTTTTGGATGAACACCCTCAATATCCATAGTCACAACCACAGGTGTAGGCATTCCTTGTGCCATAGATAATGCCAGTGCTTTTTCACCCCACTCATCGACAGGCTCATCTAATGcagaacaaacaaacaacactGTATCAGAAATCTTCATTGCGTCCAGCAAACTAAAATCATTTCCGACTTCTGGACAAATAAATGAAAAGCGCTGTTTGAAGTTAGCCAACCTGTAAGAAcagataaattaaataaattgactTCATAAATGACATTATGTTTTAATACAAAACATTATTGTACTTACGCAATATGCAGAATTCCATTTTTGCTTTCATTAATTATTGCACCTTCAGAACATGTTTTTAGTATAACAAGGGCCGAGTTAACATCAAGCTGTGCGTTTAGCGGGACTACACAAACTAGGAACGGCGGGTTGCGGCCTCCCCCCAGAGCACGTTTCTTGTTCAAGACTTCCTCTCTTTTGTTCTTACGAAGCTGCAAAGACTGGTGACGACGTTCATCTTTCTTGAGTATATGGCGATTGCGACGGACAAACTCCTTGACATTAACCTTTCCTGGAGCACACAAATAAGTTTTAGAACTGATAATTCTGACAAAATTTGATTACCAATACGGCAAAATACTAACCTTTAACTGCAGCTGAAATGCCTCGTTTTGACCTATGTCGAGATTTGTGAGCTTTATTGCTCTGTTTTAATGTTCCTGCTCTATGTGCTTGTTGCATATTTTCCGATTATAATgtaaattttacaatatttacaaataaaatcacATGGCAAAGGCAATGTAAGAACGAAATTTTTAATGTCAAttgaaattgacataaaattgacactgacagcttatttttattatattcatttattgTAAGCTGTGGCATGAACTAAATACAACTTTTGAAACACCgcaatgtattatattttatattattaattactatattatattgcttttaataaattaaaatatttatgaatattaataataattattaatattgtaaaactGTGGCTGGTTGCAACTtgcatattataacttataaggctGCTCCACACTCGCGAGTTATTTACGCGAGAACCTTCAAGAGATTCTCAGCGACATTTGTAGTAAGAACTTCTTTGGCAACCTGTTCTTATGTCAATgttggcaagtggcaacacatTCACAAAATTTTCACTATAACAGTTCTCGCGCTTCAGGCGGCTCACTCATTACTGAGAAACATCTCACGCTCTTGCGGTCCTTTGTTTTGTGACAAATTAAGCCGGAGAACAGAACAACAAGAGAATTCTCACACTCTCCTGAGAGTGTGCCCGTTcgcataaaagttaaaactttttaCCACTTCACACTTCACAGTTCGCACTCAAAATAATTCACAATTTATGCTTTTGTTGGCAAATACTTCAGCTTTAGTcatgaaagtaaaaaaaatatattatgaaaataatttcgCATGGATTCTCTATCATACAAGATAAAAAGTTGTACCGGGTTACATAAAATAGAAAATTGAACTCTGAAGCTAAGGCCGTATACACGAtcggttccaaccaccaacagaggTCACCTTGGTTGGGTCAACAAAGTTGAATTTCTATTTATAACGTAAATCAACTCGTCTGTCTTGGGCCTTGGCTAGGCTGTGGAAAAGTGAACAATGGGACCACTATCATGTAAACCTCAAAAGACCGCAATAGCTCTGGCTTGTATAGATAGCTACATGTGAtgaaaaaaaacgtaaaaaagacGGTTGTAGATGAAACGGTGTTTATAAGAAAGAAAAACGTAGAGCCACTTAatcatttcaaaaatattagaCTCGGATGATTTTCTCAATTATTTTAGAATGGATGAAAATTCT
This region includes:
- the LOC121731066 gene encoding pre-rRNA-processing protein TSR1 homolog — encoded protein: MQQAHRAGTLKQSNKAHKSRHRSKRGISAAVKGKVNVKEFVRRNRHILKKDERRHQSLQLRKNKREEVLNKKRALGGGRNPPFLVCVVPLNAQLDVNSALVILKTCSEGAIINESKNGILHIALANFKQRFSFICPEVGNDFSLLDAMKISDTVLFVCSALDEPVDEWGEKALALSMAQGMPTPVVVTMDIEGVHPKKRTSEKQNVQKLISKWLPEEKVMQLDKESDGLNVLRRIGNQKRNIIHHREKRPYMLAEEYEFTPNPEGEEGVLKISGYLRGMPLNVNGLLHITGLGDFQMLRIDGHDDPYPISSVKENVKSNGMDAEVTKVTVLQEADPQKQQPLICENIPDPMEAEQTWPTDEEIKDANIETKKKVKKVPKGWSDYQAAWIVESEDENEDDENISDEDDDNEDDQFMSCEEDDSEVEENGQDNDFESVADSEAVPNDERYDATIDAMEEHEMLQKLAAAKEDQQFPDEVDTPQDVPARERFMRYRGLESFRTSPWDTKENLPTDYARIFQFENYDRTRRRVFKELEESLVNMHGFYITIHVKMRSDLWTVFHEANKNAPLAVFGLLPHEHKMSVMNVVLKRTGASDEPIKSKERLIFQVGYRRFIVNPIFSQHTNGSKHKYERFFQPASTCVATFFAPIQFSPSTVLCFKEKKNTQLQLVASGVLLSCNPDRLVIKRIVLSGHPFKVHTKSAVIRFMFFNRDDVIYFKPCKLRTKYGRTGHIKEPLGTHGHMKCVFDGQLKSQDTVLLNLYKRMFPKWTYENCIVTDKPTAGDAMVE